A genomic stretch from Lathyrus oleraceus cultivar Zhongwan6 chromosome 2, CAAS_Psat_ZW6_1.0, whole genome shotgun sequence includes:
- the LOC127122668 gene encoding UDP-glycosyltransferase 73C4-like, with product LQPKMTQKLAMGSTSSLSNLHIVCIHFLAPGHILSMVDMAKLLARHKVKVTIITTPLNAIQFKTNINREIEFGSPIRLLEVKFPNEESGIPMGCETLETLPSMDLKGNFLIAVSLLQKPIEELLEKLEPFPSCLIADKHIPSLADTAIKFKIPRIIFDGTNCLNLFCNYSIHTSRVSENLNYSDQFVIPGLPHKITMKKSQLPMVFRPGSNELLNGLRQKIHDSEDESYGIVVNSFEELEDGYVEEYQRVTGRKVWCVGPVSLSNKDDIEKSQRGGQNLTIDANEYVNWLDSWPQESVIYVCLGSLNRVTPKQWIEIGLGLEATNRPFIWVVRKSYKWDEVETWLLEDGFEERVKGRGILVRGWAPQVLILSHRSIGAFLTHCGWNSTLEAICAGVPLVTFPMFSDQFYNEKLVVQVIETGVRLGVENAVNFGDEDEFGDGVQVSTEKVKEAIEMVMEEGEEKNERRERAKKYADMGKKAIEEGGSSYLNMLMLIEDIMHFKSNV from the coding sequence ttgcAGCCTAAGATGACACAAAAGCTAGCAATGGGTTCAACATCATCACTTAGCAACCTCCACATTGTTTGCATCCATTTCCTTGCACCAGGTCACATTCTTTCCATGGTTGACATGGCCAAGTTACTGGCTAGGCATAAAGTGAAGGTAACCATTATCACCACACCCCTCAATGCAATTCAATTCAAAACCAACATCAATAGAGAGATTGAATTTGGTTCGCCAATCCGACTTCTAGAAGTCAAATTTCCAAATGAAGAATCTGGAATTCCAATGGGATGTGAAACCCTAGAAACACTTCCTTCAATGGATCTCAAAGGTAATTTCTTAATAGCTGTAAGTCTTCTGCAGAAGCCAATAGAAGAGCTTCTTGAAAAGCTAGAACCATTTCCAAGTTGCTTAATTGCTGATAAGCATATTCCATCTCTAGCTGATACAGCTATCAAGTTCAAAATTCCAAGAATAATATTTGATGGTACTAATTGCTTGAACCTCTTTTGCAATTACAGTATTCATACTTCTAGGGTTTCTGAAAATCTCAATTATTCAGATCAGTTTGTTATCCCTGGATTGCCACataaaattacaatgaaaaaatCTCAGCTTCCTATGGTATTCAGACCCGGTTCAAACGAATTGTTGAATGGTTTGCGTCAAAAAATACATGATTCAGAAGATGAATCATATGGGATAGTGGTGAATAGTTTTGAAGAGCTGGAAGATGGTTACGTGGAAGAGTATCAAAGAGTTACCGGACGTAAGGTATGGTGTGTTGGTCCTGTTTCATTATCAAATAAAGATGATATAGAAAAATCTCAAAGAGGTGGTCAGAATTTAACAATTGATGCAAATGAATATGTGAATTGGCTTGATTCATGGCCTCAGGAATCAGTGATTTATGTTTGTCTCGGTAGTCTTAATCGCGTAACACCAAAACAATGGATAGAAATTGGTTTAGGGTTAGAAGCTACAAATAGACCATTCATTTGGGTGGTGAGAAAATCATATAAGTGGGATGAAGTGGAAACGTGGCTATTAGAAGATGGATTTGAAGAGAGGGTGAAAGGGAGAGGAATTTTGGTTAGAGGTTGGGCACCACAAGTTTTGATATTGTCACATAGATCAATAGGAGCCTTTTTGACACATTGTGGATGGAATTCAACATTGGAAGCTATATGTGCTGGTGTACCATTGGTAACATTTCCTATGTTTTCTGATCAGTTTTATAATGAGAAGTTGGTTGTACAAGTGATTGAGACTGGTGTGAGGTTGGGAGTTGAAAATGCTGTGAACTTTGGAGATGAAGATGAGTTTGGTGATGGTGTTCAAGTGAGTACGGAAAAGGTTAAAGAGGCTATAGAGATGGTGATGGAGGAAGGTGAAGAGAAAAATGAGAGGAGAGAAAGAGCTAAGAAGTATGCTGATATGGGAAAGAAAGCAATTGAAGAAGGTGGTTCTTCTTATCTCAACATGTTGATGTTAATTGAAGATATCATGCATTTCAAATCAAATGTCTAA
- the LOC127122667 gene encoding uncharacterized protein LOC127122667: MVSGRNDDVIAEALRMLCFKCGVEGHRVVDCSKDSVTCFKCGKSGHRANQCGVGSSVTCYNCGEKGHISTKCDKPKKEQAKGKVFALSGAEATTDDRLIQGMCFINGTPLIAIIDTGATHSFISLDCAKRLNLILSDMRRSIVIDTPAMGSVSTSYVCLNCPLSIFGRDFGIDLVCLPLEQLDVILGMNWLEFNRVYINCFEKTVIFPEVGAKEDWFVSAKQVDESVQGGAEFFMLLATLDIREKRTIEELPIVCEFAEVFPEDISDLPPEREVEFSIDLVPGTSPVSMATYRMSASELKELKSQLEDLLEKRFIRPSVSP, encoded by the exons ATGGTTTCAGGTAGGAATGATGATGTcattgctgaggcgctgaggatgttg tgtttcaaatgtggcgttgaaggtcatcgtgttgttgattgtagtaaggattctgtgacgtgtttcaagtgtggcaagagtggtcatagagcaaaccagtgtggagttggttcgagtgtgacttgttacaattgtggtgagaaaggtcacattagtaccaaatgtgataagccgaagaaggagcaagcgaagggaaaggtgtttgcattgtctggtgcggaggccactaccgatgataggTTAATCCAAGGTAtgtgctttattaatggtacacctttgattgccattattgataccggtgcaacacattctttcatttctttggattgtgctaagagattgaatcttatattatctgatatgcgtagaagcattgttattgatacacctgctatgggttctgtttctacttcctatgtgtgtctgaattgtccgttgagtatctttggtagggattttggaattgatttagtctgtcttcctttagagcaacttgatgtgattttgggtatgaattggttagaatttaatcgggtgtatatcaactgtttcgagaagacggttatttttcctgaggttggtgctaaggaagattggtttgtgtctgctaagcaagttgatgaatcagtgcaaggtggtgccgagttctttatgttgttggcaaccttagatattcgtgagaagaggacgattgaagaattaccaatagtttgtgagtttgcggaggtatttccggaagatataagtgatttaccgccggaacgtgaggttgagttttcgattgatttagttcctggaactagtcctgtatcgatggctacctataggatgtctgcttctgagttgaaagagttgaagagtcaacttgaagacttgcttgagaagaggtttattcgtcctagtgtgtcgccg